CCATGCTCGACCGCACCCCGCGCGCCACCAACATGCGCCGGGTGACTTCCTGGAGTCCTGACATGAGATCCACGGCCGGAAGCTAACCCCCTCCATGCCGCACCGCATCATTTCCGTGCGGCATCCTTCCACGAGTGGACGCCCGGAAGCCGGGTCCCCGGCCCGGGGGGAGCGGTCAGCGCGCCAGCCAGGGAGCGGGATCCACCGCCTGCCCGGCGCGGCGGATCTCGAAATACAGGTAGGCGCCCTTGAGCGAGCCGGTGTCACCAACCTCGCCCACCACGTCACCAGCGGCCACCTGGGCACCCACCTCCTGGGCCACGGAGGACAGGTGCGCCACCAGCGTGTGGTAGCCGCCGCCATGGTCGAGGATGAGCAGGTTGCCGTAGCCGCGCATCCATCCCGCGTAGGCCACGGTGCCCTCGGCCACCGCCTTCACCGGCGAGCCCGCGGGCGCGCGGATGTCCACGCCCTTCTGCACGGTGACGGTGTTGAAGCGCGGGTTCACCACCTTGCCGAAGCCCACCTCGATGAGGCCCGGCGCGGGGAAGGGCAGCTTGCCCTTGAGCGCTCCGAAGCCGGACGTGGCCGGGCCCTCGTTGAGATCCTGGATGACGCGGGTGAGGTCCGCGTCCGCCTGCTCCAGCTCGCGCACCATGCGCCGCGCCAGCTCCGCCTCGCCCTTGATGGCGCCCACCACCTCCTCGAGCGCCGCCTGCTGGGCCCTGGACAGCGCCGCCTGCTCGCGCAGGAAGCCCAGCCG
The sequence above is drawn from the Archangium gephyra genome and encodes:
- a CDS encoding murein hydrolase activator EnvC family protein, with protein sequence MSRLVLLSLLLWGGAALAQEDAAPPPSAEQGAAESPPALDEAAEREAVREKLATQRAALALIESRKVSALEVLEMVEQRAATSTQRVKALERDLAVFRKRLAVAEQEDALTQEMLRGQMRRLSPRLWGMYRLMRRRPLEVLLSARDFSAMVWRSRALRATLEEDLRLLRTVQRVARLRRQSAAELRRLQGSLDVRLGFLREQAALSRAQQAALEEVVGAIKGEAELARRMVRELEQADADLTRVIQDLNEGPATSGFGALKGKLPFPAPGLIEVGFGKVVNPRFNTVTVQKGVDIRAPAGSPVKAVAEGTVAYAGWMRGYGNLLILDHGGGYHTLVAHLSSVAQEVGAQVAAGDVVGEVGDTGSLKGAYLYFEIRRAGQAVDPAPWLAR